A region of bacterium CG_4_10_14_0_2_um_filter_33_32 DNA encodes the following proteins:
- a CDS encoding excinuclease ABC subunit UvrA, whose amino-acid sequence MEKIIVKGAREHNLKNIDIEIPRDKFVVITGISGSGKSSLAFDTIYAEGQRRYVESLSSYARQFLGLMEKPDVEKIDGLSPAISIDQKSTSRNPRSTVGTVTEIYDYLRLLFARTGKPHCTNCGKEIKRQTSSQIIEKVSSFPKDIKIMIIAPVVKSRKGEHRYVLEEIKKAGYVRVRVDGKIYDIEEEFDIDKNKKHTIEVVVDRIKIDPDNRKRLADSIEAALNLGDGEITVHNIDTEEEHLFSEKFVCVDCGINISEIQPRTFSFNSPHGACPVCTGLGTKLKVEESFVLPNPRLTILEGAIRPWTRTAARMTWFERILKEVAKRFNFSLDVPVGEYPKEIRDMVIYGTGDELYTVEADSDYMGSVREINTTYEGVIPNLKRRYEETDSDYMRKEIERYMRIMPCPDCQGKRLRKEALHVTIGGKSIVDAASMPINKAIKFFKEIKFKDFEQKIAFQILKEIDQRLNFLVNVGLSYLTLNRSASTLSGGEAQRIRLATQIGSSLMGVLYILDEPSIGLHQKDNTMLINTLKNLRDLGNTVIVVEHDEEIILSADHVIDIGPGAGIYGGRIIATGTPDDIRNNKKSLTGKYLKGDRVIEVPSKRRKGLKESIKIVGASEFNLKNVDIEIPLGKFVCITGVSGSGKSTLLDEILSKYLSMKFYNAQEVPGKFREITGDEYLDKVISIDQSPIGRTPRSNPATYTGVFTPIRELFAQLPEARMRGYKSGRFSFNVKGGRCETCRGDGVIKIEMHFLPDVYVTCEECKGRRYNREALEILYKGKNISEVLDMTVEQALEFFKHIPSIKTKLATLNEVGLGYIHLGQQATTLSGGEAQRIKLASELSRKSTGKTLYILDEPTTGLHFEDVRNLLSVLHKLVDRGNTVIVIEHNLDVIKTADWIIDLGPEGGDAGGYLIAAGTPEDVVKVKNSYTGQYLKKMLSKK is encoded by the coding sequence ATGGAAAAAATAATAGTTAAAGGCGCAAGAGAGCATAATCTTAAAAATATAGATATTGAGATACCTCGTGATAAGTTTGTTGTTATAACCGGTATTTCTGGATCAGGTAAGTCTTCTCTTGCATTTGATACTATTTATGCAGAAGGGCAGAGGCGGTATGTAGAGTCTCTTTCATCTTATGCTAGACAATTTCTGGGTTTAATGGAAAAACCTGATGTTGAAAAGATTGATGGTTTATCGCCGGCTATTTCAATCGACCAAAAATCAACTTCACGAAATCCCAGATCTACAGTGGGTACAGTGACAGAAATTTATGATTATCTTAGATTATTATTCGCCAGAACAGGAAAGCCCCACTGTACTAATTGCGGTAAAGAAATTAAAAGACAGACATCCTCTCAAATCATTGAAAAGGTATCATCTTTTCCTAAAGATATTAAGATAATGATTATAGCACCAGTAGTTAAAAGTAGAAAAGGTGAGCATCGTTATGTATTGGAGGAAATTAAAAAAGCAGGTTATGTTAGGGTTAGGGTTGATGGAAAAATCTATGATATCGAAGAGGAATTTGATATTGATAAAAATAAAAAACACACAATAGAAGTTGTTGTAGATCGTATAAAAATAGATCCTGATAATAGGAAGAGATTGGCGGATTCTATAGAAGCGGCTTTAAATCTGGGGGATGGAGAAATAACTGTTCATAATATTGATACCGAAGAAGAACATTTATTTTCAGAAAAATTTGTCTGTGTTGATTGCGGAATAAATATTTCAGAAATTCAGCCTAGGACATTTTCTTTTAATAGCCCACACGGAGCGTGTCCTGTATGTACCGGTCTTGGTACAAAATTAAAAGTAGAGGAAAGTTTTGTCTTGCCAAACCCAAGGCTTACTATTCTAGAAGGCGCTATTAGGCCATGGACAAGGACAGCTGCTAGAATGACATGGTTTGAGAGGATTTTAAAGGAAGTTGCAAAGCGATTTAATTTTTCCTTAGATGTGCCTGTGGGTGAATATCCAAAGGAAATTAGAGATATGGTTATTTATGGAACTGGTGATGAACTATATACAGTTGAAGCAGATTCTGATTATATGGGCTCTGTAAGAGAGATCAACACAACCTATGAAGGCGTAATACCAAACCTAAAAAGAAGATATGAGGAAACAGACTCAGATTATATGAGAAAAGAAATTGAAAGATATATGAGAATTATGCCTTGTCCAGATTGTCAGGGGAAGAGACTTAGAAAAGAGGCGCTTCACGTAACAATAGGCGGAAAATCTATAGTTGATGCAGCAAGCATGCCGATTAACAAAGCCATTAAATTTTTCAAGGAAATAAAATTTAAGGATTTTGAACAAAAGATTGCTTTCCAAATATTAAAAGAAATAGATCAAAGGTTAAATTTTTTAGTTAATGTTGGCTTATCTTATTTAACTCTTAATAGATCAGCCAGCACTTTGTCTGGCGGTGAAGCGCAAAGAATAAGATTAGCTACTCAAATCGGTAGCTCATTAATGGGTGTTTTATATATTTTAGATGAACCATCTATAGGTCTTCATCAAAAAGATAATACAATGCTAATAAATACCTTAAAGAATCTTAGGGATTTGGGTAATACGGTTATAGTTGTTGAGCATGATGAAGAAATAATACTTTCCGCTGATCATGTTATTGATATAGGGCCCGGAGCCGGTATTTACGGCGGTAGAATTATTGCTACAGGTACCCCCGATGATATAAGAAATAACAAAAAATCTTTAACAGGTAAATATCTTAAGGGGGATAGGGTTATTGAAGTTCCTTCAAAGAGAAGAAAGGGATTAAAAGAATCTATCAAAATAGTTGGTGCTTCAGAATTTAATTTAAAAAATGTTGATATAGAAATTCCTCTTGGTAAATTTGTGTGCATAACGGGCGTTTCCGGATCTGGCAAGAGTACTCTTCTAGATGAAATACTATCAAAATATCTATCAATGAAATTCTATAATGCACAGGAAGTGCCAGGCAAATTTAGGGAAATTACAGGGGATGAATATTTGGATAAGGTTATTAGTATTGATCAGTCACCAATCGGTAGAACTCCTCGTTCTAATCCCGCTACATATACGGGCGTATTTACTCCTATAAGAGAACTTTTTGCCCAATTGCCTGAAGCTAGAATGAGAGGTTATAAGTCCGGACGCTTCAGTTTTAATGTTAAAGGTGGTCGTTGCGAAACTTGTAGGGGTGATGGTGTCATTAAAATTGAAATGCACTTTTTGCCTGATGTATACGTCACTTGTGAGGAATGTAAGGGAAGAAGATATAATAGGGAAGCCTTAGAAATATTATACAAAGGTAAGAATATTTCTGAAGTATTGGATATGACAGTTGAACAGGCTTTGGAATTCTTTAAGCATATACCTTCGATAAAAACGAAATTAGCGACTTTAAATGAAGTAGGTTTGGGTTATATACATTTAGGACAGCAGGCAACAACTCTTTCTGGGGGTGAAGCGCAGAGGATTAAATTAGCATCAGAATTATCAAGAAAATCTACAGGTAAGACATTATATATTCTTGATGAACCAACTACTGGTTTGCATTTTGAGGATGTAAGAAACCTTTTATCTGTTTTGCATAAATTAGTTGATAGAGGAAACACAGTTATTGTCATCGAGCATAATTTAGATGTTATTAAGACCGCTGATTGGATTATTGATCTTGGGCCAGAAGGCGGAGACGCCGGAGGCTACTTGATAGCTGCAGGTACTCCCGAAGATGTAGTAAAAGTCAAAAACTCATATACTGGTCAATATCTTAAAAAGATGCTTTCAAAAAAATAA